A genomic window from Anticarsia gemmatalis isolate Benzon Research Colony breed Stoneville strain chromosome 22, ilAntGemm2 primary, whole genome shotgun sequence includes:
- the LOC142982876 gene encoding facilitated trehalose transporter Tret1-like has translation MGLVYQVLCTGIICTMGINMGLIFAWPASTITIFGTENTTLNRPMTETEVSLLGSLSSVGALISTLTAGFMLDKLGRKNCSIVTAMSLVVFWALLAVSRQVEVVLTSVFISGISSSIFLIASVYISEICQESIRGAMTTANLVSYGIGMLLSYGLGGYLAYDVMIYIGLTMSAAGACLLFVMKDSPIHLMTVGKEKEAAQAIAFFRHLKVTDKEVMEEINTIKRSLNPEFDESTPEQEKLSPDLDQKPAEKLTFFQFMKKSKSTRQALFVNLVVGTASIFQGLVVVQIYADSLFKSAIPSASPTLCSVIMAAVIVAAGFIAAYLTDAAGRRPLMIYASIGAGISCAVLGTQMHLHWGPTWITAVFMYVFPIMYTFGAGTVPFVLMAELFLPEVKSIMSMLIVEWAWLCNFVVLFIINPLLKALGWGPVFYIFSVICFLTSVFCIFFLPETKGLTVEEIQPLFLKKKHRNHC, from the exons ATGGGGCTCGTTTATCAAGTTTTATGTACGggtataa TATGCACAATGGGCATCAACATGGGCCTAATCTTCGCATGGCCAGCGTCTACCATCACGATATTTGGAACAGAGAACACTACCCTGAACAGACCAATGACAGAAACAGAGGTATCATTACTAGGTAGTCTGTCTTCTGTTGGAGCACTCATCAGTACTTTAACAGCTGGGTTCATGTTGGATAAATTAGGGAGAAAGAATTGTTCTATTGTTACTGCTATGAGTTTGGtt GTCTTCTGGGCTCTGCTCGCAGTCAGCAGACAGGTAGAAGTCGTACTCACCAGCGTTTTCATATCTGGCATCAGCAGCTCCATATTCCTCATAGCTTCTGTATACATCAGTGAGATATGCCAGGAGTCTATCCGAGGAGCCATGACGACAGCCAACCTGGTCTCTTACGGTATTGGCATGCTGCTTTCTTACGGCCTTGGGGGGTACCTCGCTTATGATGTGATGATATACATAGGACTGACAATGTCAGCCGCCGGAGCCTGTTTATTGTTCGTGATGAAAGATTCGCCGATTCATTTGATGACTGTCGGGAAGGAAAAG GAAGCGGCCCAAGCTATAGCTTTCTTCAGACATTTGAAAGTGACAGATAAAGAAGTTATGGAAGAAATCAATACGATCAAGAGATCTTTGAATCCAGAATTTGATG AATCAACACCTGAGCAAGAAAAACTAAGCCCAGATTTGGACCAAAAACCAGCTGAGAAGTTGACTTTCTTCCAGTTTATGA AAAAATCCAAATCAACTCGCCAAGCTCTTTTCGTGAACTTAGTAGTAGGAACTGCATCGATTTTCCAAGGTCTGGTAGTAGTCCAGATATACGCTGACTCGTTGTTCAAGAGCGCCATACCGTCAGCGTCACCTACCCTGTGTAGTGTGATCATGGCAGCCGTGATAGTGGCCGCTGGTTTTATTGCTGCTTACTTGACCGATGCTGCAGGAAGACGG CCCCTAATGATCTACGCGTCAATCGGTGCCGGCATCAGCTGCGCAGTACTAGGCACTCAGATGCACTTACACTGGGGTCCCACTTGGATCACTGCCGTGTTCATGTACGTGTTCCCTATCATGTACACCTTCGGAGCCGGTACCGTGCCGTTTGTGCTGATGGCTGAGCTGTTCTTGCCTGAG GTTAAAAGCATCATGTCCATGTTAATCGTGGAGTGGGCGTGGCTCTGCAATTTTGTCGTCCTCTTCATCATCAATCCTCTTCTCAAAGCCCTCGGCTGGGGTCCAGTCTTCTACATATTCTCTGTCATTTGTTTCTTAACTTCTGTCTTCTGCATCTTCTTCTTACCTGAGACCAAAGGACTGACGGTCGAAGAAATCCAGCCTTTATTCTTGAAGAAGAAACATCGGAACCATTGTTAa